The following proteins come from a genomic window of Candidatus Paceibacterota bacterium:
- the rsmA gene encoding 16S rRNA (adenine(1518)-N(6)/adenine(1519)-N(6))-dimethyltransferase RsmA, which translates to MFKNASQGQNVRPNKLMGQNFLTNTALLERMTSTLAIKEGDKIIEVGPGTGNLTDYLINSMAGEILAIEKDKGLAIGLINKYRSIPKLTILPQDILFWLKQPQNRQKLPRYKVIGNIPYYLTGQLMRLLLNGEFQPISIVLTIQKEVAQRIVAQPPQMTALSAIVQTLSEPKIVFTIGRGNFKPIPNVDSAVISIKPKPIYDSNQTQSIIKTIKAGFLHPRRLLLSNLAEGLEIEKSKITSIFASLNWDTQLRAQNLTVADWKKISVSLNG; encoded by the coding sequence ATGTTTAAAAATGCAAGCCAAGGCCAAAATGTTAGGCCCAATAAATTAATGGGGCAGAACTTTCTTACTAATACAGCCCTTTTGGAAAGAATGACCTCAACCTTAGCTATTAAGGAGGGGGATAAAATAATTGAAGTAGGTCCGGGCACGGGTAATTTGACAGATTATCTAATAAACAGCATGGCTGGAGAAATCTTGGCTATAGAAAAAGATAAAGGTCTGGCCATTGGTTTAATAAACAAATATAGGAGTATTCCCAAACTGACTATTCTACCTCAAGATATTCTCTTTTGGTTAAAGCAACCGCAAAATAGGCAAAAATTGCCCCGTTATAAGGTAATAGGCAATATCCCTTATTATCTAACCGGCCAGCTTATGCGACTACTTTTAAACGGCGAGTTTCAGCCAATTTCAATTGTTCTCACTATCCAAAAGGAGGTAGCCCAAAGGATTGTGGCGCAACCACCCCAAATGACAGCACTTTCAGCTATCGTGCAAACCCTTAGCGAGCCTAAAATAGTTTTTACCATAGGCAGAGGCAACTTTAAGCCTATTCCCAATGTGGATTCGGCTGTCATTTCCATAAAGCCCAAACCTATTTACGATTCGAACCAAACTCAATCAATCATAAAAACCATAAAAGCCGGTTTTCTCCATCCCCGCAGACTGCTCTTGAGCAATTTGGCTGAAGGATTAGAGATAGAAAAAAGTAAAATTACTAGCATTTTCGCTAGTTTAAACTGGGATACTCAATTAAGGGCTCAAAATCTAACTGTAGCCGACTGGAAAAAAATTTCAGTGTCTTTAAATGGTTAA